In Anaerobacillus isosaccharinicus, one genomic interval encodes:
- the nrfD gene encoding NrfD/PsrC family molybdoenzyme membrane anchor subunit has translation MIGSAIWDIRVSIDLFLGGIGIALFLFSVILSFYNPARYEKLIKISAYLAPITAGVGLFTLVTELGKPFRMVITYFYVNPQSVTSWGGFIQGAFLAVSAIYAVMLFLNKTVSSLKVVQLIGSFLAVAVGMYHGLLLTSISLPLWADGSVAVLFLVSSLAGGSAFVMMMRSLSTDAGEVSQGMKEVAAATEGAKVFNFNGIFFTLITAQLVTTVFWFIAMNRGSRYQLESIQTMLADYGVFFWVLAVAIGIVVPFAISLFQLITGSRNTMSKGLSMIVFLAVIAGSFALKYIIIEAGQIQVPIQLL, from the coding sequence ATGATCGGAAGTGCAATTTGGGATATTCGAGTATCCATTGACTTGTTTTTAGGTGGTATTGGTATCGCCCTATTTTTATTCTCAGTAATTTTAAGCTTCTACAACCCAGCTCGTTATGAGAAATTAATCAAAATTTCAGCATACCTTGCACCAATAACAGCTGGAGTTGGATTATTCACTCTAGTAACTGAGTTGGGAAAACCATTCAGAATGGTGATCACTTATTTTTATGTAAACCCTCAATCAGTAACATCATGGGGTGGATTTATTCAAGGGGCGTTTTTAGCAGTATCAGCGATTTACGCAGTAATGCTATTTTTAAACAAAACTGTTTCTTCATTAAAGGTTGTACAATTAATTGGGTCGTTCCTAGCAGTTGCTGTTGGTATGTACCATGGGTTACTTTTAACATCAATCAGTCTTCCACTTTGGGCAGACGGTTCTGTGGCTGTATTATTCTTAGTATCCTCACTAGCAGGTGGTTCAGCTTTTGTGATGATGATGAGATCATTATCAACTGATGCAGGCGAAGTTTCACAAGGAATGAAGGAAGTTGCAGCAGCGACAGAAGGAGCAAAAGTATTTAATTTCAATGGAATTTTTTTCACTTTAATTACAGCACAGTTAGTAACGACGGTATTTTGGTTTATCGCGATGAACCGCGGGAGTCGTTATCAGCTTGAATCAATTCAAACAATGTTAGCAGATTATGGAGTGTTCTTCTGGGTATTAGCAGTTGCAATTGGAATTGTTGTTCCTTTCGCAATCTCGTTATTTCAGTTGATAACAGGATCAAGAAATACGATGTCAAAAGGATTATCAATGATTGTTTTTCTAGCAGTAATTGCGGGAAGTTTTGCTCTAAAGTATATCATCATTGAAGCAGGTCAAATTCAAGTTCCTATTCAATTACTATAA